AAAAATGCAATCGCGACTGTGAAATATCTTATTGAACATACGGATCATATAACGGTAACAGTCAATGATGAGCAAGTAAAAATAGAACCAATTGTTCGAATTAACGGTGAAGTATCTTTTATGGAAAGTGAAGTCAAAGATCGTGATCAAATTGAATACCGAATACCGCAAACTTTATCCGAACTGCTTTATTCATTACAACAAGACGAACACGAGTTTCAAACGACATCATGGAAGCTTTTTATTGATAGGGAAGAAGTTCATGTAACAAAACCTGGAGCCGAGTTATTAATCAATGGTCATATTGCAACACTAGATTCAAAAATTAAAGATGGTGACCATGTTTCGTATGAACAAAGTGGTTCTGAATCGTTACAATTACAAGATGTTTTCGCACAATTTGATTGGCAAATGTATAAAGAAATCGCCGTTACCTTCAATGAAAAGGCGGTCACATTAAAAAAAGCGAAATTCAATGTGTACCGTAATGGTGAGAAGCTTTCAGATCACTCAACAGTATTCAATAGCGATGAGCTTCATGTTGTGGAAAAAGAAGATGTATCATTCATCTACCAAGATATCTTTGCTAAAGTGGATGTTGAACGTCCAAAGGAAAGAAATAAAAAGCCCGTTATTTTAAGAAACAACCATGAAACAACGTTTTCCTCCCCCATTATTCAAGGAGATACGTTAACATTAAAATGGGTAGATTTATAAATTTTACCGTGAATACAAACGAAGTGTTACATGAACAGATGTCGCCCTTGTGTCTAGACGTGAAAGGTAGTAGCGTCTACTTCCAGTGAGGCAAGGGAACTAAGATAAAAAGCAGCTGGTGATTACCAGCTGCTTTTCTTTATTTATTGGCCCATGCATTTGTTAAACTTTTCTTCGTAATGTTCCAATGTGAGTCATGCCATATGACATCTCCATCATCAAATAATAACACTTGTGGAGATTCATGTTTCACTCCAAATTTCTCAGCAATGTGATTAGATAGCTCTCGTGAATCCTGTACATTTAAATAATAAACAGGAAGGTCTTCATGGTCAGCTGAAAACTTTTCAACTTCTTTGTAACCCTCATGACTAATTGGACATGTTGTACTGTTTTTCAAAAAAAAGTAAGCAGTCTTTTCATTATAAAGTTCATCAAATTGATCAATTGACTCTATTTTCTTGATGCCCATACAAACGTCTCCTTTAACCTTCTTCAGTTTCTGTTGTTTGTTGTGCTCTTTGTTTTTCTTTCTCTTCTACTTCTTTTACTAATTGTTCAACAGAGCGTTGTAAATCCTCTACTTCTTTTTTTACAGAATCAGCAATTTCCTGACTAACCCCTTCAAGGTCACTTGCAAGGTCATCAGCACTTTCAGTTAACTCTTCAACATCTTTACGAACAGAACTTGCAACGTCTTTTACTTTGTCAATAAGCGAAATCGATTGATCTGATACTTGCCTTGCAATCTGAGACGTATTCTCTCTAGCGGTTGAAGCAAATTCATTCCCTTTCTCAACAGCTTGTGTCGTCCAATCAGCTGTTCTCTCCTTTGCAACCTTCGCTTGTTCATTTAGATCATGACGAAGCTCTCTACCTGATTTTGGAGCTAGTAAAAGGGCTGTTGATGCTCCGATAATCCCACCAACTAAACTTCCGATTAAAAAGTCCTTTGTGTTTACACCTTGATTTTGTTCACTCATTATAATTCCTCCTTCTCATTATTAGTTTCTCTAGCTTGACGTTTTTCAGTTTCAGATTTTTTTATTTTCCACTTCTCCCATAAGTTTAAGGCAACATTCCCCCATTGTACAGCTTGAGCCATCTGTTCAGATTGGTTATTTGCTTTACTAGAAACTGCATCTGATACTTTCCTAACAGAATGATTTACTCTTTGTAATGAGTCTCCTAAATCTTTTGCAGCTAAAAACACCGTATTCAAAGAATCTGATTTCTGTTGTATATCATCTGCTAAACGATTCGTCTTATGTAATAGTTGTGTCGATTCCTCTGACAAATCTTCAACTTGCTTTTGAAGCCCATCTACTGTTGAACCAATATTTTCAATCGTTTTTCGCATAGATATAAGCGTTTGAATTAAATAAAAGACGAGAAAAGCAAATGCGACTGCGATGATTGCTACACTAACGTATAAAAGCCATTCCATGATTGATCTACCTCCTCTTAACTTTAACAATTTATGATTATTGGTGAAAGGTTTTTTGCTTTTCTTGTTTACGAATTTGTATTAGTTTGAATCGTTTCACCTTTATCTCAATAATTCTTTTTTTGAGAACAACGCTTACAACTCATGCTCAACCATTCACCTACCCAACCTCTTCTACATCATTCAGCAAAATTCCTTTTTATCTGATGTTTTTAGAATATTCTATCTCGTCCCTTCAAGAATTAGAGGTAATTGGCTAAAAGGCTTGTACTAGCCTCACCTCAAAAACGCGTGTACAATAATAAATGAAATCAGTACATATCGAAGGAGGATTCTTCATGAGAGATCCACGTATTCAAACATTAGCCAAGAATTTAATTAATTATTCTGTTGACCTGCAAAAAGGTGAAAAAATTCTTATCGAAAATTTCGGTGTACAAAAGGAACTAGTGAACGCTTTAGTTGAATCTGCCTATGAAGCTGGTGGTATTCCTTTTGTTTCCCTAAAAGAACATGAAGTAAACCGTACACTCTTAATGGGTGCATCTGAAGAACAACAACAGCTTACCGCTCAATTTGAAGCAAATGTTATGAAAGAAATGGACGCTTATATTGGCCTACGAGCAGGTGATAACATTAATGAATTATCAGACGTACCAGCTGATAAAATGAGCCTTCACCAAAAAACAGTCGGAACAAAAGTACACCGTGAAATCCGTGTTCCAAATACGAAGTGGGTAGTACTTCGTTATCCTAGCTCTTCAATGGCACAGCTAGCAAAAATGAGCACAGTTGGATTTGAAGACTTCTATTTTAACGTTTGTAATTTAGATTATAGCAAAATGGACAAAGCAATGGATGCTTTAGTCACAAGAATGAACAAGACAAATGAAGTTCGAATTACAGGTGAAGGAACTGACCTTACATTCTCCATTAAAGATATCCCTGCTATTAAATGTGCAGGTCGACTAAACATTCCTGATGGAGAGGTATATTCCGCTCCAGTAAAGGACTCTGTAAACGGCACAATCACATATAATACAGCTTCACCATATCAAGGCTTTACATTCGAAAATATTCAGCTAACATTTGAGAACGGTAAGATCGTAGAAGCAACTGCAAATAACACAGAAAAAATTAATGAGATTTTTGATACGGATGAAGGAGCACGTTTTATTGGCGAATTTGCAATTGGCGTTAATCCTTTTATTTTACATCCAATGCAAGACATTCTTTTTGATGAAAAAATTGATGGAAGCTTCCACTTCACACCAGGTCAAGCTTATGAAAATGCCTACAACGGGAATGACTCTGCAATCCATTGGGATATTGTTAATATTCAGCGCCCTGAATATGGTGGAGGGAACATTTACTTTGATGGCGAATTAATTCGAGAGAACGGAAGGTTCGTCGTTAATGACTTAATGCCATTAAACCCTGAAAACTTGAAATAAACGACAAGAAAGCCGGTATGAACAATCATTCATACCGGCTTCTTGTATCTTATCAAAGGTGCTTAGGCACCTTCTTTTTCAACTGATTGTTCGTACGCTGCCTGGAACTTCTGAACGTCTCCAGCACCCATGAAAAGTAATACAGCATTTTCATGCTTTAATAAGTGCTGAATTGTTTCCTCTTTAATAAGTTCAGATCCAGGAACTCTTTCAATGAGATCATCAATCGTTAAGTCACCACTTTGTTCACGAGCCGAGGAGAAAATATCACATAAATAAACGCGGTCTGCTAATTTTAAACTCTCGGCAAACTCATCTAAAAATGTTTTTGTCCTTGTAAACGTGTGTGGTTGAAAAATAGCAACAACTTCTTTATTAGGGTACTTCTGTTTTGCCGATTCAATCGTTGCAGAAATCTCAGTTGGATGATGAGCATAGTCATCAATTAACACTTGACTTCCAAATTCTTTTTCACTAAACCGACGTTTTACCCCTTCAAATGTGTTTAACTGTTTCTGAACAACCTCTAATTCCACTTGTTCATAATGACATAATGCAATTACTGCTAACGCGTTCATAACATTATGTGTTCCATAGCCTGGAATTGTAAAGTTTCCGTAAAAGGAGCTTCTTACATACACATCGAAATGTGTACCTTCTTCATCTGTTTTTATATCCTTTGCATAAAAGTCATTATCTTCATTTAGCCCGTAATATAAAACAGGAACTTGAGCATTGAGCTTTTGTAAATACTCATCATCTCCACAAGCAATAATTGCTTTATTTACTTGCATAGCCATTTCTTGAAATGCTTGAAAAACATCATTCACATCTTTAAAATAATCCGGATGGTCAAAATCGATGTTCGTCATAATTGCATAATCTGGGTTGTAATGAAGGAAGTGTCGCCTGTACTCACAAGCTTCAAATACAAAATATTCACTTTCTTTTTCACCTTTACCGGTACCATCCCCTATCAAGTAAGAGGTAGGCTTGGCATCTTGTAGCACATGTGCCATTAAACCTGTTGTTGAGGTTTTTCCGTGAGATCCTGTAACAGCAATGCTCGTAAATTGTTGGATAAACTCACCTAGAAAAGTTGGGTATTGATGAACTTTAATATTTTGATCATTTGCCTCACGAATTTCTTCATTTTCTTCATTGTAAGCTGGAGAAGCGATAATCGTTTGATTCTCTCTTAT
The Bacillus shivajii DNA segment above includes these coding regions:
- the ytxJ gene encoding bacillithiol system redox-active protein YtxJ: MGIKKIESIDQFDELYNEKTAYFFLKNSTTCPISHEGYKEVEKFSADHEDLPVYYLNVQDSRELSNHIAEKFGVKHESPQVLLFDDGDVIWHDSHWNITKKSLTNAWANK
- a CDS encoding YtxH domain-containing protein, with the protein product MSEQNQGVNTKDFLIGSLVGGIIGASTALLLAPKSGRELRHDLNEQAKVAKERTADWTTQAVEKGNEFASTARENTSQIARQVSDQSISLIDKVKDVASSVRKDVEELTESADDLASDLEGVSQEIADSVKKEVEDLQRSVEQLVKEVEEKEKQRAQQTTETEEG
- a CDS encoding DUF948 domain-containing protein codes for the protein MEWLLYVSVAIIAVAFAFLVFYLIQTLISMRKTIENIGSTVDGLQKQVEDLSEESTQLLHKTNRLADDIQQKSDSLNTVFLAAKDLGDSLQRVNHSVRKVSDAVSSKANNQSEQMAQAVQWGNVALNLWEKWKIKKSETEKRQARETNNEKEEL
- a CDS encoding aminopeptidase, whose amino-acid sequence is MRDPRIQTLAKNLINYSVDLQKGEKILIENFGVQKELVNALVESAYEAGGIPFVSLKEHEVNRTLLMGASEEQQQLTAQFEANVMKEMDAYIGLRAGDNINELSDVPADKMSLHQKTVGTKVHREIRVPNTKWVVLRYPSSSMAQLAKMSTVGFEDFYFNVCNLDYSKMDKAMDALVTRMNKTNEVRITGEGTDLTFSIKDIPAIKCAGRLNIPDGEVYSAPVKDSVNGTITYNTASPYQGFTFENIQLTFENGKIVEATANNTEKINEIFDTDEGARFIGEFAIGVNPFILHPMQDILFDEKIDGSFHFTPGQAYENAYNGNDSAIHWDIVNIQRPEYGGGNIYFDGELIRENGRFVVNDLMPLNPENLK
- the murC gene encoding UDP-N-acetylmuramate--L-alanine ligase, with amino-acid sequence MTVYHFIGIKGSGMSALAQILSDMQFDVQGSDVEKVFFTQKPLEKKGIPLLPFKKENIRENQTIIASPAYNEENEEIREANDQNIKVHQYPTFLGEFIQQFTSIAVTGSHGKTSTTGLMAHVLQDAKPTSYLIGDGTGKGEKESEYFVFEACEYRRHFLHYNPDYAIMTNIDFDHPDYFKDVNDVFQAFQEMAMQVNKAIIACGDDEYLQKLNAQVPVLYYGLNEDNDFYAKDIKTDEEGTHFDVYVRSSFYGNFTIPGYGTHNVMNALAVIALCHYEQVELEVVQKQLNTFEGVKRRFSEKEFGSQVLIDDYAHHPTEISATIESAKQKYPNKEVVAIFQPHTFTRTKTFLDEFAESLKLADRVYLCDIFSSAREQSGDLTIDDLIERVPGSELIKEETIQHLLKHENAVLLFMGAGDVQKFQAAYEQSVEKEGA